One genomic region from Sphingobacterium sp. UGAL515B_05 encodes:
- a CDS encoding peptidylprolyl isomerase codes for MKFLKASLIAAFCFLQVLAFAAKPEFKYVQIVTDKGTCVLRLYNETPKHRDNFVKLAKSKYYDGTLFHRVIQNFMIQGGDPDSKNAVGGAQLGNGGPGYTIPAEIQDGLFHKKGTIGAARDNNPAKASSGSQFYLVQGKVFTPEDLDRLEQTRMNGKKFSDAQRQAYTTIGGTPHLDWNYTVFGELVKGVEVIDQIAAVKTDKHDRPEVDQKMNMHVLTRREALNLERELKGLKPQTGIFSKIGDLFSSKDY; via the coding sequence ATGAAATTTTTAAAGGCTAGTTTAATAGCAGCATTCTGCTTTTTGCAGGTTTTGGCATTTGCAGCTAAACCCGAGTTTAAATATGTACAGATCGTTACAGACAAGGGAACCTGTGTGCTGCGGTTGTATAATGAAACACCAAAACATAGAGATAACTTTGTCAAATTGGCAAAAAGTAAATACTATGACGGAACCTTGTTTCATCGCGTCATCCAGAATTTTATGATTCAAGGCGGTGATCCTGATTCAAAAAATGCTGTCGGCGGAGCGCAGTTGGGAAATGGCGGTCCGGGATATACAATTCCTGCAGAAATTCAGGACGGTTTATTCCATAAAAAAGGTACGATCGGAGCGGCTAGGGATAACAACCCTGCAAAAGCTTCTTCGGGTTCTCAGTTTTATCTTGTTCAGGGAAAAGTGTTTACACCCGAAGATCTCGATCGTCTGGAGCAGACAAGAATGAATGGCAAGAAATTTTCTGATGCCCAACGTCAGGCTTATACGACCATTGGTGGTACCCCGCATTTAGATTGGAATTATACTGTATTTGGTGAGTTGGTCAAAGGAGTAGAGGTTATCGATCAGATTGCAGCTGTTAAAACTGATAAACATGATAGACCAGAGGTCGATCAAAAGATGAACATGCATGTCCTTACAAGACGAGAAGCATTAAATTTAGAGCGGGAACTAAAAGGTTTAAAACCTCAGACGGGTATCTTTTCTAAAATTGGCGATCTTTTCTCTTCTAAAGACTACTAA
- a CDS encoding exodeoxyribonuclease III has protein sequence MKIVTYNVNGLRAALKKDWLGWLKTVNADVICLQEIKATPDQIPEIALLEEMGYEHYWYPAQKKGYSGVALFTRITPKHIEYGCGHEDYDFEGRIIRADFDQVSVMSTYFPSGTTGDVRQDFKYRFLEDFQLYSDKLLIEKPNLVVCGDYNICHRAIDIHNPKSNANSSGFLPEEREWMENFINSGYIDSFRHLNPDPHHYSWWSYRAGARAKNLGWRIDYNMVSKPLAEQIKSSSIMPDAVHSDHCPVMLELAI, from the coding sequence ATGAAAATAGTAACCTATAACGTGAATGGTTTGCGGGCAGCCTTAAAGAAGGATTGGTTGGGCTGGTTGAAAACTGTAAACGCAGATGTCATTTGTCTTCAGGAGATCAAAGCAACACCTGATCAAATTCCCGAAATAGCCTTATTGGAGGAGATGGGCTATGAGCATTACTGGTATCCCGCTCAAAAAAAGGGTTATAGCGGAGTCGCTTTATTTACGCGGATCACACCTAAGCATATTGAGTATGGTTGCGGCCATGAAGATTATGATTTTGAAGGACGTATTATCCGTGCTGATTTTGATCAGGTCTCCGTGATGAGTACCTATTTCCCGTCAGGGACAACAGGAGATGTGAGACAGGATTTTAAATACCGTTTTTTGGAAGACTTTCAATTGTATAGCGATAAGCTATTGATCGAAAAACCAAATTTGGTCGTTTGTGGTGATTATAATATCTGTCACCGTGCCATCGATATTCATAATCCCAAATCAAATGCAAATTCTTCGGGATTTCTTCCGGAAGAGCGCGAATGGATGGAGAATTTTATTAATTCGGGATATATTGATTCTTTTCGCCATTTAAATCCAGATCCACACCACTACAGTTGGTGGAGCTATCGCGCAGGGGCTCGTGCAAAGAATTTGGGCTGGCGTATTGATTATAATATGGTTTCAAAACCTTTGGCGGAACAAATCAAATCTTCCAGTATAATGCCGGATGCAGTCCATTCCGACCATTGTCCGGTAATGCTGGAGCTTGCTATCTAA
- a CDS encoding Mrp/NBP35 family ATP-binding protein, with product MVTKEQILNALSYVEEPDLKKDLVTLNMIQNIEIEGEKISFDVILTTPACPLKDHIEHACRNAIAHFIDKNLEVNINMTSNVIGKQGAQVSGIKNIILVSSGKGGVGKSTVAANLALALHAKGAKTGLLDADIYGPSLPIMFGLEGAKPGSIEMPNGQVKIEPLEKFGLKLLSIGFFTDPNQPIPWRGPMTTSAIKQLFNDAHWGELDYLVVDMPPGTGDIHITVSQTFPIAGAVIVTTPQHVALADAVKGIGMFLMDSINIPLLGVVENMAYFTPAELPENKYYIFGKDGGKRLAEEYKVPFLGEIPLLKGISDAGDNGFPVAIDTEDPVTKSFLTIAEKVAQQLSIIHSQGR from the coding sequence ATGGTTACCAAAGAACAAATATTAAATGCATTATCCTATGTGGAAGAGCCCGATTTAAAAAAGGATCTTGTTACATTGAATATGATTCAAAATATCGAGATCGAAGGTGAAAAAATTTCTTTCGATGTCATTTTAACTACTCCAGCTTGCCCGCTTAAGGACCACATTGAGCATGCCTGTCGAAACGCCATAGCCCATTTCATAGACAAAAATCTAGAAGTCAATATCAATATGACTTCCAATGTGATCGGGAAACAAGGCGCACAAGTGTCGGGTATTAAAAACATCATCCTGGTATCTTCAGGCAAAGGTGGCGTTGGTAAATCTACGGTTGCCGCCAATCTTGCCCTTGCTCTCCATGCGAAAGGAGCTAAAACAGGACTTTTAGACGCCGACATCTATGGCCCATCGCTTCCGATTATGTTTGGCCTAGAAGGTGCCAAACCCGGTTCGATAGAAATGCCAAACGGCCAGGTTAAAATTGAACCGCTTGAAAAATTTGGACTGAAATTACTTTCAATAGGATTTTTCACCGACCCAAACCAGCCTATTCCATGGCGTGGACCGATGACAACCTCGGCCATCAAGCAGCTTTTTAACGATGCACATTGGGGTGAACTGGATTACTTGGTTGTTGATATGCCTCCAGGCACTGGTGACATCCATATCACCGTATCACAGACATTCCCGATTGCCGGTGCTGTGATTGTCACAACCCCGCAGCACGTTGCCCTGGCTGATGCTGTCAAAGGAATTGGAATGTTCTTAATGGATAGCATCAATATTCCATTATTGGGTGTCGTGGAGAATATGGCCTATTTTACACCAGCGGAACTGCCAGAGAATAAATATTATATTTTTGGTAAAGATGGCGGAAAACGTCTTGCAGAAGAATATAAAGTTCCTTTCCTAGGTGAAATCCCTTTGTTAAAAGGCATTTCTGATGCAGGAGATAATGGTTTCCCTGTTGCCATAGATACCGAAGATCCTGTAACAAAATCATTTTTAACGATCGCGGAAAAAGTTGCTCAGCAACTTTCCATTATCCATAGCCAGGGGAGATAG
- a CDS encoding biosynthetic peptidoglycan transglycosylase → MSNRFITSFKSRKWRWLYIALAAILVLAIAVGTYAYQKRDAMLMGAINKAKAKLLEKYDMELKIQYYAFQGINAVQFKNIQLLPKNRDQLAQINDLTVSVKLWPLLFGDVKLGQVLLDNGKVSLVKKDSISNYDFLFKKQKKDTVENDNPKQNLAALADRLLKNVFFKIPNDLDLKNLELSYRDDSTSQRIVIPSAVIDGGDMETKFLLNDHEAAWNLTGTIDSDNQECDLRLFSDKKEVNLPLLQRKFGLAVSFDEISFRLDKAHRRNKELLELHGQWGFKNLKVNHWRISSKDVIFPEAIMQGALNIGASSIEVSKESTVQVKDFVFSPYIKYVHKPEKELFLAIHTDRIEAQHFFDAMPVGLFPGLDGIQVEGHIQYDLNFALEIKKPEKLLFSSKMDDRDLRVVKWGEANIAMLNTPFTYTAYEDGKPMREIVVGPQNPNFTPIDQISRYMQISLINTEDPFFFKHKGFEEKAFKLSIATNIKEKGFKRGASTISMQLVKNVFLNRNKTVVRKLEEILLVWLMERSQQVSKKRMYEVYLNVIEWGNNVYGITEAARYYFGKTPAQLGLGESIFLSSIVPRPKKGLNFFDWTGHLKGNMLRYFNTYGHIMTKTGQISVDSTTSNYGFYEVVLQPHLRAARPAVVDSVDVFDMGDDPLLFDRLESSSPADNLEHVSVPKKLKQMDLTEKKDEEASEQEKPKRSLFDKILGRKKEEKENDAHK, encoded by the coding sequence ATGTCCAATCGATTTATAACGTCTTTTAAGTCCCGCAAATGGCGATGGCTTTATATCGCTTTAGCTGCTATTTTGGTTTTGGCGATCGCAGTAGGCACCTATGCTTATCAGAAAAGAGATGCCATGCTCATGGGAGCAATCAACAAAGCGAAAGCGAAGTTGCTTGAAAAGTATGATATGGAATTGAAGATTCAATATTATGCTTTCCAGGGGATTAATGCCGTACAATTTAAGAATATACAGCTATTGCCCAAAAATAGGGATCAATTGGCCCAAATCAATGATTTGACAGTGTCTGTAAAATTGTGGCCTTTGTTATTTGGGGATGTGAAGTTAGGACAAGTTCTTTTAGATAATGGGAAAGTTTCTCTTGTTAAAAAGGATTCGATCAGTAACTACGATTTCCTGTTCAAGAAACAGAAAAAAGATACTGTTGAAAATGATAACCCAAAGCAGAATCTGGCGGCCTTGGCAGATCGATTGTTGAAAAATGTATTTTTTAAGATTCCAAATGACCTCGATCTCAAGAACCTTGAGCTTTCCTATCGTGACGACAGTACTTCACAACGCATTGTAATTCCTTCTGCTGTGATCGACGGCGGAGATATGGAAACCAAGTTCCTGTTAAATGACCATGAGGCAGCCTGGAATCTGACCGGAACAATTGATTCAGATAATCAAGAATGTGACCTTCGTCTTTTTTCCGATAAAAAAGAGGTAAATCTTCCGCTATTACAGCGCAAATTTGGTCTAGCGGTAAGTTTTGATGAAATATCCTTCCGATTGGACAAGGCGCATAGAAGAAATAAGGAGTTACTGGAGTTGCATGGGCAATGGGGATTTAAAAATCTGAAAGTAAATCACTGGCGTATTTCTAGTAAAGATGTTATCTTTCCTGAGGCCATCATGCAGGGGGCATTGAATATTGGAGCATCATCGATTGAGGTGAGCAAAGAAAGTACCGTTCAGGTCAAAGATTTCGTGTTTTCTCCTTATATCAAATATGTGCACAAGCCGGAAAAAGAACTCTTCCTTGCCATTCATACCGATAGGATAGAGGCGCAGCACTTTTTTGATGCCATGCCAGTTGGATTATTTCCTGGCTTAGACGGTATTCAGGTGGAGGGGCATATTCAATACGATCTGAACTTTGCTCTCGAAATCAAAAAGCCCGAAAAGCTTCTTTTCTCTTCCAAAATGGATGATAGGGATTTAAGAGTGGTCAAATGGGGCGAGGCCAATATTGCGATGTTAAATACGCCATTCACGTATACAGCCTATGAAGATGGTAAGCCGATGCGGGAAATTGTTGTCGGACCTCAAAATCCTAATTTTACACCTATAGATCAAATATCCCGTTATATGCAGATTAGTTTGATCAATACGGAAGATCCATTTTTCTTTAAGCATAAGGGCTTTGAGGAGAAAGCTTTTAAACTCTCTATTGCTACAAACATTAAGGAAAAAGGATTTAAGCGCGGGGCAAGCACTATATCAATGCAACTGGTGAAAAATGTTTTTCTAAATCGCAATAAGACGGTTGTACGGAAGCTGGAGGAAATTTTGCTGGTATGGCTGATGGAACGCTCGCAACAAGTGAGTAAAAAACGCATGTATGAGGTTTACCTGAATGTGATCGAATGGGGAAATAATGTATATGGTATTACCGAAGCTGCTCGCTATTATTTTGGGAAAACACCAGCGCAATTAGGGCTTGGAGAAAGTATATTTTTGTCCAGTATTGTTCCGCGTCCTAAAAAGGGACTCAACTTTTTTGACTGGACAGGGCACCTGAAAGGAAATATGTTGCGCTATTTTAATACCTATGGTCATATTATGACCAAAACAGGGCAGATTAGTGTGGATTCAACAACTTCAAATTATGGTTTTTATGAAGTTGTTCTGCAACCGCATCTGCGGGCCGCAAGACCAGCTGTGGTAGATTCTGTTGATGTATTTGATATGGGAGATGATCCCTTGTTGTTCGATCGTCTCGAAAGTAGTTCTCCTGCCGACAATCTTGAGCATGTATCTGTTCCAAAGAAGCTAAAACAAATGGATCTAACGGAAAAGAAAGATGAGGAGGCTAGTGAGCAGGAGAAACCAAAACGATCGCTATTTGACAAGATATTGGGGCGTAAAAAAGAAGAAAAAGAAAACGACGCACACAAATAG
- the hpt gene encoding hypoxanthine phosphoribosyltransferase, with protein sequence MKKIEIDGLLFEPLFEEEQIQKRVRLMGIDISLRYEHKQPVFIGVLNGCFMFMADLLKQIDVPCEMSFIKLASYIGTGQSELNELLGLGIDLEGRDVIIVEDIVDSGHSLKYTLDAVKKLNPASVIACALLVKPEALQYHFEELTYVGFEISKEFVVGYGMDYNGLCRNLPDIYKNVAV encoded by the coding sequence ATGAAAAAGATAGAAATTGACGGACTGCTTTTCGAACCTTTATTTGAAGAGGAGCAAATTCAGAAACGAGTGCGCTTGATGGGGATTGATATAAGCCTGCGTTATGAACATAAACAGCCTGTTTTTATAGGCGTCTTGAATGGATGTTTTATGTTTATGGCAGATTTGCTTAAGCAAATTGATGTTCCTTGTGAGATGTCGTTTATTAAGCTGGCCTCCTATATTGGAACCGGGCAATCTGAATTAAACGAGCTTTTAGGGCTTGGTATCGATCTTGAAGGCCGTGATGTGATTATTGTAGAAGATATTGTTGATTCCGGGCATTCCCTGAAGTATACCTTGGATGCCGTAAAAAAATTAAATCCAGCGAGTGTGATTGCCTGTGCACTTTTGGTGAAACCTGAGGCTTTGCAGTATCATTTCGAGGAACTGACCTATGTGGGGTTTGAAATAAGCAAGGAATTTGTAGTCGGGTATGGCATGGACTATAATGGACTTTGTCGGAATCTTCCGGACATTTATAAAAACGTAGCTGTCTGA
- a CDS encoding DNA-3-methyladenine glycosylase I yields the protein MYKEIIRCQWCGSDPQYVDYHDKEWGRQVRDDKTLFEFLILESAQAGLSWITILRRRKAYQEAFANFDVDQVAAYTNEHVDRLLVDSGIIKHRNKIESTITNAQHFKKIQAEYGSFYDYLYSFLPEKQPIVNHWTSLQQVPATTAISDKIAKDMKKRGFKFFGSTICYAYMQAVGMVNDHIETCSFK from the coding sequence ATGTACAAAGAAATCATACGTTGTCAATGGTGCGGATCTGATCCGCAATATGTCGATTATCACGATAAAGAATGGGGACGACAAGTCCGCGATGACAAAACTTTATTTGAATTTTTGATCTTAGAGTCTGCACAAGCTGGCTTAAGCTGGATCACGATTCTTCGTCGAAGAAAGGCATACCAAGAAGCTTTTGCCAATTTTGATGTTGATCAAGTCGCTGCTTATACCAACGAACATGTTGATAGACTTTTGGTCGATTCGGGGATCATTAAACACCGGAATAAAATTGAATCCACCATTACCAATGCACAACATTTCAAGAAAATCCAAGCCGAATATGGTAGCTTCTACGACTATTTATACAGCTTTTTACCCGAAAAACAACCGATCGTCAACCACTGGACCAGTTTGCAACAGGTACCTGCAACTACAGCGATCTCTGATAAAATAGCAAAAGACATGAAGAAAAGGGGATTCAAATTTTTCGGTTCTACCATCTGTTATGCTTATATGCAGGCCGTTGGGATGGTAAACGACCATATCGAAACCTGTTCGTTTAAATAA
- a CDS encoding DUF4271 domain-containing protein codes for MSVTIFKYHILFVVLLLFSITGLNAQGRTFRTVVQDSSTVRTDSLNIVKDSVESPNQKVLASLNPALQNQYRIVTVNGEGLRIHNMYNFDVQQYFQGELRSSKLDRQYGTLKAHRENWILFTVLALIFGVGMIRVFFPSDIKLVFQGYWDDRVLLSVSKEDTILTSWPFIFLFILFSGAIGLFVSLFYAYELNRFDFITFPNYMKTVGMVGGLFALKIGFIRFLSFVFEIRKLVKEYVTVLYLIYFNTLFLMLPVLLILSLVPLTSVGIVLHLAIVGAGLLFFYRFLKTAAHIMSMYKFSISYLILYLCCLEIAPILILLRLLS; via the coding sequence ATGAGCGTAACTATCTTCAAATATCATATTCTATTTGTAGTACTTCTGCTGTTTTCAATTACGGGATTGAATGCGCAGGGGCGGACTTTTCGGACGGTTGTACAGGACAGCAGCACAGTTCGTACTGATAGTCTAAATATCGTAAAGGATTCTGTTGAATCGCCAAACCAGAAAGTTTTAGCATCCTTGAACCCTGCGTTACAGAATCAATATCGGATCGTAACAGTAAACGGGGAAGGTTTAAGGATTCACAACATGTACAATTTTGATGTACAGCAGTATTTTCAGGGCGAACTGAGAAGTAGCAAATTAGACCGGCAATATGGAACGCTCAAGGCTCATCGTGAAAACTGGATTTTATTTACAGTTCTCGCATTAATTTTTGGTGTTGGGATGATTCGGGTATTTTTTCCTTCTGATATTAAATTGGTTTTTCAGGGGTACTGGGATGATAGGGTCTTATTGTCTGTAAGCAAAGAGGACACGATCCTGACGTCTTGGCCCTTTATTTTTCTATTTATATTATTTTCTGGGGCAATAGGCTTATTTGTAAGTCTATTTTATGCATATGAATTAAATAGATTCGATTTTATTACTTTTCCCAATTATATGAAGACTGTAGGAATGGTAGGAGGCTTATTTGCGTTAAAAATAGGTTTTATCCGATTCTTATCCTTTGTTTTTGAAATTAGAAAGCTGGTAAAGGAGTATGTTACGGTGCTGTATCTGATTTATTTCAACACACTATTTTTAATGCTTCCTGTACTATTAATTTTGAGCCTGGTCCCCTTGACATCGGTAGGTATTGTGCTGCATTTAGCCATTGTTGGAGCGGGTCTGCTCTTTTTCTATCGATTTCTTAAGACCGCGGCTCATATTATGTCTATGTATAAATTTTCAATTTCCTATTTAATTTTGTACCTTTGTTGCCTAGAAATAGCACCAATATTAATACTGTTAAGATTATTGAGCTAA
- a CDS encoding uroporphyrinogen-III synthase codes for MQTSDVERAKKVKSVLVTLPKPENDKSPYYDLAKKYGLKLDFRGFIHVEGVPAKDVRRDKVNLADYSAVIFTSRNAVDHYFRICEEMRFEVSAEMKYFCISETIALYLQKYIQYRKRKIFFGKQTAKDLEEVLKKHKGENFLFPCSDVANEETSNWLQQNGYKFTPAVLFRTVVSDLTDLKDVFYDVIVFFSPSSVQSLYDNFPDFKQNNTRIAAFGASTQQALLDHGLILDIPAPTPKAPSMTMAVEEYIKRVNK; via the coding sequence ATGCAAACTTCAGACGTAGAAAGAGCAAAGAAGGTAAAAAGTGTACTGGTGACTTTACCAAAACCTGAAAACGATAAGTCCCCTTATTATGATTTAGCAAAGAAATACGGGTTAAAATTAGATTTTCGAGGTTTTATACACGTAGAAGGAGTTCCCGCCAAAGATGTGCGTAGGGATAAGGTTAATTTAGCGGATTATTCTGCAGTGATATTTACAAGCAGAAATGCTGTAGATCATTATTTTAGAATTTGCGAAGAGATGCGATTTGAAGTGTCTGCAGAAATGAAATATTTTTGTATTTCAGAGACGATTGCCCTCTATCTTCAAAAGTATATTCAATATCGGAAACGTAAGATTTTCTTTGGCAAACAAACGGCCAAAGACCTTGAAGAAGTGTTGAAAAAACACAAAGGAGAGAATTTCTTATTCCCGTGTTCGGATGTCGCCAATGAGGAAACAAGTAATTGGCTACAACAAAACGGCTATAAGTTTACACCAGCTGTGCTTTTTAGAACCGTTGTAAGTGATTTGACGGATCTGAAAGATGTTTTCTACGATGTTATCGTGTTCTTTAGTCCTTCTAGTGTACAATCGTTATACGATAACTTTCCTGATTTTAAACAAAATAATACAAGGATTGCAGCATTTGGTGCTTCTACTCAACAGGCGCTTTTGGATCACGGATTGATTTTAGATATCCCTGCTCCAACACCAAAAGCACCTAGTATGACCATGGCTGTTGAAGAATATATCAAGAGGGTAAATAAATAA
- a CDS encoding cupin-like domain-containing protein, whose translation MKLKQVDKISGIRSEDFLKNYLKPGFPVIISDFISADSPAWKKWSYDYFKEIAGDIKIDVYGKEEESMDRAASAPVGHMTFAEYLDLITREPTELRLFLFNLLKIRPELKHDVIYNDVTGGKVLQWLPFMFFGGEGSSTRNHFDIDMSHVFISQFQGLKRIWLFPNDQSDLMYKLPYNFHSIANPKYSSEEEYPGIKYLDGYEAVIHPGETLYMPAGWWHYIQYETEGYSISVRALANSISEKLKGARNLFITRHFDNTMRKIFKDHWFHYKINTAKRRANNAIKRNKR comes from the coding sequence GTGAAGTTAAAGCAAGTTGATAAAATTTCGGGCATTCGATCAGAGGACTTCTTAAAAAATTATCTGAAACCAGGTTTTCCTGTAATCATATCAGATTTTATAAGTGCAGATAGTCCAGCGTGGAAGAAATGGAGTTATGATTACTTTAAAGAAATTGCAGGGGATATAAAAATAGATGTCTACGGTAAAGAGGAGGAATCGATGGACCGCGCTGCCAGTGCTCCTGTTGGCCATATGACATTTGCAGAATATTTGGATTTGATCACAAGGGAACCGACAGAGTTACGGTTATTTTTGTTCAATCTACTCAAAATACGCCCTGAATTGAAACACGATGTTATTTATAACGATGTCACAGGCGGTAAGGTATTGCAATGGTTGCCATTTATGTTCTTTGGTGGAGAGGGGTCAAGTACCCGTAATCATTTCGATATTGATATGTCACACGTGTTTATTTCTCAATTTCAAGGATTAAAGCGTATTTGGCTTTTTCCGAACGACCAATCTGATCTGATGTACAAGTTGCCCTACAATTTTCATAGTATTGCAAACCCCAAATATAGTAGTGAAGAGGAATATCCTGGAATTAAATATCTGGATGGCTATGAGGCGGTGATCCATCCTGGAGAGACCTTATATATGCCAGCAGGCTGGTGGCACTATATTCAATATGAGACAGAGGGCTATTCGATTTCTGTTCGGGCGTTAGCAAATTCGATCAGTGAGAAGTTAAAGGGCGCGCGCAATCTGTTTATCACGAGACATTTTGATAATACCATGCGGAAAATTTTCAAGGATCACTGGTTCCACTATAAGATTAATACAGCGAAACGTCGAGCCAATAATGCAATTAAAAGAAACAAACGTTAA